Genomic segment of Populus nigra chromosome 6, ddPopNigr1.1, whole genome shotgun sequence:
aaaaacaaagcaaatgaTCAAGAAAATGTTTCATGTTTCTCATGTCCTGGCTTAAAGCTTGCCAATGTTTAAGCTacatggatttttctttttgattttccGGTAGTTATCTACAGATCATAAACTGACTCATAGCATGCCTTGTTTTTGCTctagattttttcaattttgtgcCACTATTCTCTGCCTCTGGCGGGAACTGCTTCAATTCTTTAGTTTTATGTATTATTGAAGAGGCTACAGGCAGTACAGAAAGTGGACTGGCCTATATttcaatcatgaaaaaataggTTGCACTTGGTTATAGATAGAACTACAATGCGTTCTCTGTGCTTATCAGATCACATCATTTATGCAGCTTATTCATCCCAAGCATCAGAAGCAAAATATAATACTTGCAAAATATACTCTATAGCAGCACAGttgctcttattttttatttttaacctctTCATAGATAAGCTTTTGAAAGGAAACTTAAAAGGAGTTCAATTATTTTCATACACGAGGACTCCTCGGACTAAGTTGAAACAGGTGTTTAGTCTTGTTGAGACTCCGAGGTCTTTACTACGGAAAGTAAACTGTCTTCTAGCTGCAGTAACAGTAAAATTTTCGATATGGATGGAAGCTTCAAACCATCTTCAACCGCGATTGTTGGCCTTTATCCACTTCCCAATGTTAAGGTCCTACAAGCactgaatttgaatttttgtgaGTTACGGGATGCATTGTTtgccaagaacaaaacaaaaaaccaataaCACCATTTGATGTAAAAGAACATTTataaatgtaagaaaaatattttactgcTTTCTATCAGTTGTTAGATTGGTCCAGTGAAAAAGTTGTGGTTCACGAATATTTACACATACCCTCATGGTTGTGGGCTGTCGTTCTCAAGTAAAATTTCTGATAGTGAATCAAGGTAGCGAGCAACCTCATCTGGGCATGGTTCATCAGTTAAACCTTTGGAGTTGACAGGTTCTTCCTCAAGCAAATTCAGCATATCAGTAAAATTTGACAGGGACTGACTTTGATTTAATGAACAGGAAGGAGGACCTGTGACTGCTGTGGCATCCAGCTCTTGAATCACTTCATTCAAGTTTTTCATAAACTCATCCGTATTGATTAGGTTGTCTGGATTGGGATTTGAAACTTTAGGATCCAGATTTCGGTTCTCGTCAGTGGAGATTGTTGGGATTGCATCATGCACATTTCCTGAAGTAGGATTTGGAGGTGTTATACAATCCATCTTTCGATTCCTACCAGTGGAGATAGTTGCTGACTTGATTGATTTGGCAACTTTCTTTATGGTGAAATGTTCTCCCCCATAACCCTGTTTCCCTCCTTTTGATGTCCAAGCAGACATCAGTGGAGCCTTGTTCCTGTTTCCCGAAAGGCGGGAAAAAAAGACATCTTGATTAACACCATTTGTAGGCGCCTTCAAGATCTCAGATTTTTCTCCTGAAATTTAAAGGAAACAGCACATTTAAAATTCTCGtgataagagaaaaacacttTGGAGACTATATGCTGCGTTCCATTTTTAATCATGCTGATGGTATGTGAAATCTTCCTGATTTGTTGAATCAATTACACATAATTAACTGCAATATTATCCATATTACCTTCAATTGCGTAGTCAGAACCTTGATTTCCTGCTTGACCCCTCACTGGCACCGTCTTGAGAAGTAAAACTCCAGTTCGGCTATTAAAAGGGTTCGTTC
This window contains:
- the LOC133696716 gene encoding uncharacterized protein LOC133696716; the protein is MSAWTSKGGKQGYGGEHFTIKKVAKSIKSATISTGRNRKMDCITPPNPTSGNVHDAIPTISTDENRNLDPKVSNPNPDNLINTDEFMKNLNEVIQELDATAVTGPPSCSLNQSQSLSNFTDMLNLLEEEPVNSKGLTDEPCPDEVARYLDSLSEILLENDSPQP